A window from Theropithecus gelada isolate Dixy chromosome 1, Tgel_1.0, whole genome shotgun sequence encodes these proteins:
- the LOC112618708 gene encoding myomegalin has translation MHNMSKVTEVLETKRDAQSQTQPQIWCNNHTLSAPHHSPSSTSPQLDKQEVRPSVTVVNASAATSADSAALPSNQGARSAQPFHPSSGTGQLSRTLEHGSSGPWEEMRPQKMNASGDLASFSCLYQPNSETSVPADLLEKNLAEIQKLRQRLEESVSLNDRLRERLEHVLSNGDQGKGTAQSTVAPRSYTQSHSSSCGEDIL, from the exons ATGCATAATATGAGTAAAGTGACAGAAGTCCTAGAGACCAAGCGGGATGCCCAGTCCCAGACTCAGCCCCAGATCTGGTGCAACAACCACACCCTGTCTGCCCCACATCACTCCCCGAGCAGCACGTCTCCACAGCTTGACAAGCAGGAAGTGCGTCCTTCAGTGACTGTAGTCA ATGCCAGCGCTGCCACTTCTGCTGATTCAGCTGCTTTGCCCAGCAACCAAGGAGCCAGGTCTGCTCAGCCCTTCCATCCTTCGAGCGGCACTGGCCAGCTGAGCAGGACACTAGAACACGGTAGCAGTGGCCCATGGGAAGAGATGAGGCCTCAAAAAATGAATGCATCTGGAGACCTAGCCTCCTTCTCCTGTTTGTACCAGCCCAACTCCGAAACCTCTG TACCGGCTGACCTGCTGGAAAAGAATCTTGCTGAGATCCAGAAACTGCGCCAGCGCCTGGAGGAGTCTGTCAGCCTCAATGACCGCCTGAGGGAGAGGCTGGAGCATGTGCTCAGCAATGGTGACCAAGGAAAAG GTACTGCACAGTCCACTGTAGCCCCTCGTTCATATACTCAGAGTCACTCTTCCAGCTGTGGCGAGGATATCCTGTGA